A genomic window from Nitrospira sp. includes:
- the mdh gene encoding malate dehydrogenase, whose amino-acid sequence MGRPKITVVGAGNVGGTVAQRLAEKDAYEVVLVDIVPGIPQGKALDITQAGPVCGYGTRVVGTNGYDETAGSSIAVITSGIPRKPGMSRDELLATNAKIVRSVVQELVSRSPNIILLLVTNPLDAMVHVARHVSKLPKSRVLGMAGVLDTARLRSFVAEELHVSGTDVQAMVLGGHGDTMVPLVRQTTVSGKPITDRLSQDRLGALIKRTQDGGAEIVGLLKTGSAFYAPSAAAVDMVEAIMKDQKRVLPCAMLCEGEYGLKDVIVGVPVRLGRGGGESIVEYELTAEERRALQASAEAVRELCGVVDRLLTA is encoded by the coding sequence CGGTAGTGGGTGCGGGAAATGTCGGGGGAACGGTCGCGCAGCGGTTGGCCGAGAAGGATGCCTATGAGGTCGTGCTCGTGGATATTGTCCCGGGGATTCCGCAGGGAAAAGCCTTGGACATTACCCAGGCCGGCCCGGTCTGCGGATACGGGACCCGGGTAGTCGGGACGAACGGCTACGATGAAACTGCGGGGTCCTCCATCGCCGTCATCACCTCGGGGATTCCTCGCAAGCCAGGAATGAGCCGTGATGAATTGCTGGCGACGAATGCCAAGATCGTCAGATCGGTCGTGCAGGAACTGGTATCGCGGTCGCCGAACATTATTCTGCTGCTGGTCACGAATCCGTTGGATGCCATGGTCCATGTGGCGCGGCACGTCAGCAAGCTGCCGAAGTCGCGAGTGCTTGGGATGGCAGGGGTGTTGGATACGGCGCGGCTGCGGTCATTCGTCGCGGAAGAGTTGCATGTGTCCGGAACAGACGTGCAGGCGATGGTGCTGGGCGGCCACGGGGACACGATGGTGCCATTGGTGCGGCAAACCACGGTGTCGGGAAAGCCCATCACGGACCGGCTGTCTCAGGATCGCCTGGGGGCGCTGATCAAGCGCACGCAGGACGGCGGAGCGGAAATTGTAGGACTACTCAAGACCGGTAGCGCATTTTATGCGCCGTCGGCCGCGGCGGTGGATATGGTCGAAGCGATCATGAAGGACCAGAAGCGTGTGCTTCCCTGCGCGATGTTGTGCGAGGGAGAATACGGATTGAAGGATGTGATCGTCGGGGTGCCGGTGAGGCTGGGTCGCGGCGGTGGAGAGTCTATCGTCGAATATGAGCTCACAGCCGAGGAACGGCGCGCCTTGCAGGCCTCTGC